One segment of Niabella beijingensis DNA contains the following:
- a CDS encoding efflux RND transporter periplasmic adaptor subunit gives MKRNIKLKWWLTCIVFTALWISSCGNKKSSENASDQKKTETHDESIVELNQGQYQTAGIILGSPQKRPLSGILKVNGYIDVPPQNLVSITTQMGGIVKSTPLLQGSQVRKGQVIAVLENQEYVQMQQDYLESKNQLELADSEFKRQQALAEQNVNSAKILQQAKTNYQSRLVQVSALKEKLQLININTEKLSAATIRSRIEIYSPITGYVTKVNVNSGKFVNPNDVMFEIVNASNLHVELNVFEKDASKIKPGQKVHFTLTNDTTDRTAKVQLVGKEINPDKTITVHTIADGTSGHFIPGTYVKAFIETGSTEVLSLPEEAVVDFEGKQYIFINADSSGNTPERSDTVNKKSPNQEQVHRFQMVPVEVGISDAGFIEIRTQEGLDVTGKVVLKGAYDLLSKMKNSEEEE, from the coding sequence ATGAAAAGAAATATCAAACTAAAATGGTGGTTGACTTGTATAGTTTTTACTGCCTTGTGGATTAGCTCATGCGGAAATAAAAAATCTTCAGAAAACGCAAGCGATCAAAAAAAGACAGAAACGCACGATGAAAGTATCGTAGAGCTCAACCAGGGACAGTATCAGACAGCAGGGATTATTTTAGGATCTCCTCAGAAAAGACCATTGAGCGGAATTCTGAAGGTAAATGGATATATAGATGTTCCACCTCAGAATCTTGTTAGTATAACGACTCAAATGGGAGGAATTGTTAAGTCTACACCGCTGCTCCAGGGAAGTCAGGTGAGAAAAGGACAAGTCATCGCGGTTTTGGAAAATCAGGAATATGTTCAAATGCAGCAGGATTACCTGGAGAGCAAGAATCAATTGGAGTTGGCCGATTCAGAATTTAAACGTCAGCAGGCATTGGCAGAACAGAATGTAAATTCGGCGAAAATATTGCAACAGGCAAAGACGAACTATCAAAGTCGATTAGTACAGGTGAGCGCACTTAAAGAAAAGCTCCAGCTTATCAATATAAACACCGAGAAACTATCCGCAGCAACTATTCGAAGCAGGATTGAAATATATTCGCCAATTACTGGTTACGTAACAAAGGTAAATGTGAATTCTGGCAAGTTTGTTAACCCGAATGATGTAATGTTTGAGATTGTAAACGCTTCTAACCTGCATGTGGAGCTTAATGTTTTTGAAAAAGACGCAAGCAAGATAAAGCCAGGCCAGAAGGTACATTTTACTTTAACAAACGACACAACTGATCGAACAGCAAAGGTACAACTGGTTGGCAAGGAGATTAATCCAGATAAGACAATTACCGTTCATACGATAGCAGATGGCACAAGTGGTCACTTTATTCCTGGCACTTATGTAAAAGCGTTTATTGAAACAGGTAGTACGGAAGTGTTATCACTGCCAGAAGAGGCTGTTGTTGATTTTGAGGGCAAGCAATATATTTTTATCAATGCTGATAGTTCAGGAAACACACCAGAGAGGTCAGATACAGTAAACAAAAAAAGCCCTAACCAAGAGCAGGTACATCGATTCCAGATGGTTCCCGTGGAAGTGGGTATCTCTGATGCCGGTTTCATTGAAATCAGGACCCAGGAAGGCTTGGACGTTACAGGAAAAGTTGTTTTGAAGGGGGCCTATGATCTATTGTCCAAAATGAAGAATAGCGAAGAGGAAGAATAG